Proteins found in one Coffea eugenioides isolate CCC68of chromosome 5, Ceug_1.0, whole genome shotgun sequence genomic segment:
- the LOC113771122 gene encoding LRR receptor-like serine/threonine-protein kinase FLS2: MVAHQDLELEQLDVKTAFLHGELDEEIYMIQPDGFHVSRKEYYVCKLKKSLYGLKQSPRQWYKRFNGYMIELGYNRSQYDCCVYHNKLEDGSMIYLILYVDDMLIVARNKTDIQKLKSLLSAEFEMKDLGAAQKIPGMEIFRDRAKPLNTPSAANAQLSVTLAPQSEAEIEYMAKVPYSSAVGSLMYAMVCTRPNLAHTVSVVSRFMANPGKEHWLALKRIFRYLRGTYDVGLIYGGDTECLVTGYSDSDYAGDVDGNSLSGSLSSSICARLQGLSWLDLSHNELSGMIPASLSKCSKLRVLGLSYNNFSGVMPEEVGNLTALQQLYLGHNDLEDSGNQQQSAFRFFATEVFNISSLETIDFAGNSQSGSLPVSICSRLQRLKWLDLFYNKLSGMIPASLSKCSKLRVLGLSYNNFSGVMPEEVGNLTALQELYLGSIPEEFGNLKYLEVLNMDFNSLTGSIPAQIFNISTLQILGLEGNKLSGRLPPSMGYGLINLEELCLNMNECDGVIPPSISNASKLTVLVLNSNRFSGPVPNSIGDLRLLRRLILYENHLATEPSSRELSFINYLTNSWTPSIGVRHLQKLQGLSLTSNQLSGSIPNSLCELKSLYKLYLKANQLRGSITSCLSNVSSLREIFFDGNFLNSSIPAGLWNLTDLLYLDLSSNLLSGSLPQEVQNLKAITLLGPRNHLSGSIPSSIGGLQSLANLSLAQNQFEGPIPDSHGHIISLEVLDLSNNNLSGPIPKSLEVLSYLTHLNLSFNHLGGEIPSGGPFENFTHESFMCNGELCGAQRFHVPPCWSHKKVFHMLGIILSITAAVIAVAKEE; this comes from the exons ATGGTTGCACATCAGGACTTAGAACTTGAGCAACTAGACGTGAAGACAGCTTTCCTACATGGAGAGTTAGATGAAGAGATTTATATGATTCAACCAGATGGATTCCATGTTTCGAGAAAAGAATATTATGTATGCAAGTTGAAGAAATCCTTGTATGGATTAAAGCAGTCCCCAAGGCAGTGGTACAAAAGGTTTAACGGCTACATGATTGAGCTCGGCTACAACAGAAGTCAGTATGATTGTTGTGTATATCACAACAAACTTGAAGATGGTTCGATGATCTACTTGATTCTGTATGTAGATGATATGCTCATAGTTGCGAGGAACAAAACTGATATACAGAAGTTGAAAAGTCTTCTCAGTGCAGAGTTTGAGATGAAAGACTTGGGTGCAGCACAGAAAATTCCGGGAATGGAGATTTTCAGGGATAGAG CAAAGCCCTTGAATACTCCGAGTGCAGCAAATGCTCAACTATCTGTTACACTCGCACCACAGTCAGAAGCAGAGATAGAGTATATGGCTAAGGTTCCCTATTCTAGTGCAGTGGGCAGTTTGATGTATGCCATGGTCTGCACTAGACCTAATCTGGCACATACAGTTAGTGTTGTTAGCAGATTCATGGCTAATCCTGGAAAGGAGCACTGGCTGGCATTGAAGCGAATTTTTCGTTATCTGAGAGGTACGTATGATGTTGGTCTCATCTATGGAGGTGATACAGAGTGTTTGGTTACAGGCTATTCAGATTCTGATTATGCTGGAGATGTTGACG GTAATAGCCTGTCTGGTAGTCTTTCATCCAGCATATGTGCCCGTCTTCAAGGACTCTCATGGCTTGACCTTTCCCATAATGAATTAAGTGGCATGATACCAGCATCCTTATCTAAATGTTCAAAGCTTCGTGTACTGGGGTTGTCATACAACAACTTTAGTGGAGTTATGCCGGAAGAAGTTGGGAACTTGACGGCACTCCAGCAACTATATCTTGGTCACAACGATTTAGAAG ATAGTGGAAATCAACAACAATCAGCTTTCCGGTTCTTTGCCACGGAGGTGTTCAATATTTCGTCATTGGAGACTATTGATTTTGCTGGTAATAGCCAATCTGGTAGTCTTCCAGTCAGCATATGTTCCCGTCTTCAAAGACTCAAATGGCTTGATCTTTTCTATAACAAATTAAGTGGTATGATACCAGCATCCTTATCCAAATGTTCAAAGCTTCGTGTACTGGGGTTGTCATACAACAACTTTAGTGGAGTGATGCCAGAAGAAGTTGGGAATTTGACGGCACTCCAGGAACTATATCTTG GTAGCATTCCAGAAGAGTTTGGCAACCTAAAGTATCTAGAAGTACTTAATATGGACTTCAATAGCCTAACTGGATCCATACCCGCTCAAATTTTCAACATCTCAACACTGCAAATATTGGGCCTTGAGGGCAATAAGCTTTCTGGAAGACTTCCGCCCTCCATGGGTTATGGATTAATCAACCTCGAAGAACTTTGTCTCAATATGAATGAGTGTGATGGAGTAATACCACCCTCAATCTCAAATGCATCTAAATTAACTGTGTTGGTCTTGAATTCAAACAGATTTAGTGGTCCAGTTCCAAACTCTATTGGGGACCTAAGACTTCTAAGACGGCTGATTCTCTATGAAAATCATTTGGCAACTGAACCTTCATCAAGAGAATTGAGTTTTATCAATTACTTGACAAATT CGTGGACCCCTTCCATCGGAGTGAGACACTTGCAAAAACTCCAAGGTTTAAGTTTGACATCCAATCAACTGAGTGGTTCAATTCCAAATAGTCTTTGCGAGTTAAAGAGCTTATACAAATTGTATCTGAAAGCAAATCAGCTTCGTGGGTCAATAACATCATGCTTAAGCAATGTTAGTTCGCTGAGAGAAATTTTCTTTGATGGAAACTTCTTAAACTCAAGCATTCCTGCTGGCTTATGGAACCTCACCGATCTCTTGTATTTGGATTTGTCCTCTAATTTACTGAGTGGCTCACTACCTCAAGAAGTTCAAAATTTGAAGGCAATAACACTATTGGGTCCAAGAAATCATCTTAGTGGAAGTATTCCAAGTTCCATTGGAGGTTTGCAAAGTCTAGCCAACCTTTCTTTAGCACAAAATCAGTTTGAGGGACCTATTCCAGACTCACACGGTCATATTATAAGCTTGGAGGTTTTGGACCTATCCAATAACAATCTATCAGGTCCCATCCCAAAGTCCTTGGAGGTACTCTCATATCTCACTCATCTTAATCTTTCTTTCAACCACTTAGGAGGAGAAATTCCCTCTGGTGGTCCTTTTGAGAACTTCACACACGAATCATTCATGTGTAATGGTGAATTGTGTGGAGCCCAAAGATTTCATGTTCCTCCATGTTGGAGTCACAAAAAAGTATTTCACATGTTAGGCATTATATTGAGTATAACAGCAGCAGTAATTGCTGTTGCAAAGGAAGAATGA